One Oncorhynchus keta strain PuntledgeMale-10-30-2019 chromosome 34, Oket_V2, whole genome shotgun sequence genomic window, TACTAGAAGTTATATTAGGCATTGGTTTTCATATTGTTTATAACAATGTCATTCCTATAATTATTTTCTTGAACAGAAATGTTTTATTAAAACATAACAGAATATGATTAAGAAACCACACACATTTTGGTTACATCTCTCCTCAACTCCTCCTcccctgtgtgaggcagggttatTGTTGGACTCGTGTTTTCGCAGCAGTACAGCAGATGTCATAGAAGCAATCAACCCTGTCAGATGGCTGGGAAGTCATTGCCAGGGAAATGCACAGTCTGTCTGCAGCTCAGCAGACCACCAACCACTCCATCCATCAGCTAGAGACTGAGGCCTCAGAATTACATACACAGATGGTACCAAAGGCTTGAGTGAAGATTGAGCACCACAGAGCTTTAGGTCTGCATGGTATCTCAATGTTATTAATATGATATCTATCCTCCAGTTTCCTTGTTATGAACGCACAGGTAACTAGCCCGAATCCCAACGGATCAAAAAGCCTCATAGGCTGAAGGAGAGAACAAAGCGAGTGTCTTCGCATATTCTGTCCAATCTCACCAGCTGCTGGAATAGAATCCGGCGAAGACTGCCAATTGTTGTAAAACATTTGTTTCCTGCGTTATGCTACTACTGGCTACCGCCATCTTGCAAAATAGCAGGTTAGTATGGCCTAGTATTTCCCAGTGTGCCATAAAAGGCTTTTACTGGCACTGACTTCTTTGCCACAAAGACAGGCAACAAAAGATGAAATAAGCTAGGAGCCTGAACAGTGAACCCCAAAATGAACATTTGTGATGAGTGGGGCACGTGTCCCCAGATACTGTTGGCTCTGGCAGAAGTACTCACTCAATTCAGCACTTGGCTGGGTTCATCCTCACAACAGGGGATCTTTTGTGAGGGCTCTATAAGAGATGTCGACACATGGAAACAACAGGACACTGGCATACTGCTGGCAGAGACGTACTGAGACATGCCATAGTACGTTTCAATCTCAGGAAATACTGCATAGTACTATAATTATGAAATGGTGTAGATAGTGATGTACAATATGCATGTGGAAGAGCAGTTCCCATCAATATAATAGACAAGCAAGTCAgaaaatacctcataatgacaggGGAAATGGACTCAAAGACCCTGGTTTTCCTAGGTGTTAAACATCCATGATAAACTTTTTaaatagcaacaaaaaaaattCCATCACCTTCAAGCTAACGGGAGTTAGTTGTCGCCACCCTCTGGTCATTACAAAATTTGCAGTATGAAAAAGCAACACTTTCAACTGAACAATTCATTAATTGCATTTTATTTAATCATGTGAATCTAGAAGTAACCATAAAAAACAAAGGACAAAATGTTTAATGCCATGCAGTTTTGTTTTTTATTCAAGCTTCTCACTATGAAAACATTCCATGACAAAAGTCAGTCATCCAGCTTTTACCCACTTATGCAACATACCATTTCAAAAATGCCCACCATGTGTGCCTTTAgttcacagtctcattcatacatttttttaagGCACAGTAAGTGCTGGTTTGGAATAAGCTGAAAACCCACCATATCCCTGCAAAGCTCCACTTTCTCACCTAAAAGTAGCAAAGTCACAAATTGCAACTAATTAAAAGCCAAATTGATTCTAGATTAAATCAAGAAAGTTAAACATTAAAGTATTCTGGTATCTCATGTCGGTCCCCTCATGCATATAACTAACACATCCTGTTGGTCTTTCACAGACGACTTCCCGTTTCCCCTCGGGCAACTTCAACACGCTGCTTCAGAACTTTTTGGGTTGCTGGATGCAGAAGCTGGACTTGAAAGCTGGCGAGTGTGCCTTCTCCATAGCAGGTCTGAGTCTGCTGTGTTTCACACTTACTGGGGTCTCTGGGAAGTCATGTCCCAACTGAAACAATGAGGACATCTTATAAAATCATGGCTTACCAAGCAATCCAGAGGAGACCATTTTACTATGCCAATCTGAAGAAGCTAGGCTACGAGTAAAGTGTTTAGACTTGCATGATCATTACgaatgaagacacacacacaccagcccccACCACCCATTTAAACCTGTTTTTTTGGCCAACCCTTGTGGGACTGATGCAGCCATCATTATAAGTCAGATATCCTTACCTTGTCAAGTGTTCCTGACATCAAGACACTGATTTGCTGCATTCTGCTGGAGGTGGCTGCAGATCTAGAACAGTATTACATGTTTAACGACAAACATTGCATTTAAGGGTTTTCCTGATGCGCTCTCAATGTTAAAAACATTTGAGCACAATCCGAGCTCTGTAAGTGACGAGACCCTGTATTTGGGAGTATTGGGTCATTGTCATTTGGCACCAAATAGAATAAAAGACTAAAACAGGGAGGGGCTAACTGAACTGTACCTGGGTTTGGGAACTTTGTGTTCCCTCTCTGGGTTCACATGGTGGGTGGCATGACTCTCCTCACAGCTTTTCTTGACCACTCGTTTCCCCCCAGCCTTCACTGTGGTGCCAGAGTGGATCCGTTTAAAAAAGGTGAAAATATATTAATGACATACCCATTCTTTGCAAATCCAGAATTTAATGCCATTTGGAAAGTTATACAACTTCCTGAACTTGGTCATGAAGGAGTTAAAACTATTCAGAGTTACTGTAAGACAAAACTAAACAACTTCAGGTTATAATGTCTTGGAATTCTGCCATTATACAATGAGACTTTGGGAGTGTCAGTGTTGGAAGAAGAAAGTTGGCCGTGAGAAGAGAGTTCAGCATTGTTGTTTCTTTTCTCCTGACTTGCTATGGGCAGGTTTAATCAAAAGAGTCTACTTTACCCACATCCTGTCAAAGCAAAAAGGCTTTGATGTTCTAGAATAACCCCAGACAACGTGCAACTCAGAAATAATTACATTTGTACTGTGCAAAGAATCTGAGGGACCGGTATCAAGCAGGGCAAAACTGATCCAAAAATCACTCCTACGCAGAGACACCTATGGCCCCAGAATGTATTTTCTGGGAAATCTGCACGTCACACCAGTATGCAATAGGCATCTCGTGGGCCAGGTCCAAAAACCAAAGATATGTGGACATGCAAACTTCCGTCAATTAGCATTTTAATAATAGTTTGAGTGGGATTATTTGGACTCAATCCCCATACATAAGCACAAATCTGCAGGGGATATTCACTTAACTATATGAACAGTGTTGGCCTGTCCCTTGGGTGCAGCTTAAAGCACAGAATGTACCATGTTTGCAAAATAAACTATGCACCGATGCAATTTTCATCACGCATCGTAACGGGAAAAAAACATCATAGTAGCAGAAATGGGGGCATTTAGAACTACTTTAGTTGTAACTCGTTTACCACCTACGCACTTGAGGTTTGAGCGTGCGTTCCAACATTGTCGACAAACAATGTTTTTACAAGATTGTAACAATGTTTGCATGCGACAACAAGATCAGGCCTATATTGTAAATGCACTGTAAACCACACTTACCACCTCGAAATAGCAAACCAGACATTACATCGAACACATTTTTGGACAAAGAAAATATGCACAACTTGATGCAAATTACGAATTAATATGAACAAGTCACCACCATACCTGCTGGTGGATGGCCAGCCTTCAATTCAggactctctctcactccagatTTAGATAGTTGCACCATTCTCGACTTCTGAACAACAATAACCGCACACAAAGTACTACAACGCCCACTTTATACTGCTGAAAGGCAAATGATTTAGTTTACGCAGGAAGCGAGCATCAGCAGCATGAGGCTGCAGCATTCCACGTGAGTGAACCAGAAATATGGAGTGAACAGCTTCAACAACTTGCATGTTCTATCCATTCAGTGTATAGATCGGCGCATTCGTGTGCATGATGCTCATTGAGGATGTTCATGATCCAATCCTACTTCTTATCTACCAATTGTGTCATTTATTCAACACCATTGCCTAGTTCAAAAACAACCTCCAGCCACGCCCTTTTGTTTTCAGATCTGAATTTCAACGGAATAGATGTAAGCAATATGGTGATGGTAGTGTGAATGTACACACCACTATCCGACTTTTTAAAGAGCTGTACATTACGAAGGACCAAGCGTACAGGGAGGGGCTAGAGATATTTTCATAAACTCATCTCTCATTTATCTTAGTGATAAATGCGTGATATGTATGTAATTGTTTAAAACATTTTGAAAATAAAACTAACTTGATGTCCTGAAAAAAAAAACCGATGCCTCCCATATCTGTCTTTTTGTCACTTCTAACAACTTTCATAAGTGTATCTGGAAAGGTCTTTAGTCTGTTTATGAAATATGACGAAGAAAATGTGAGTGTCTGGTCATTATATCATGTTTGTgtttgtcccaaatgacaccctattctttatatagtgtactacttttgacaaaGTCCCATattgcactacatttgaccagagacctatgtaaagaatagggtgccattttattAGGGATGTTTCGTTGTCTTCTTTTTCTACTGAAATAATTGGATGTATGcaaagaggagaggatgaggaagcATAGGGAGGAGTTGTAGAGCTCTTCATGGACCAAATGTTCACATTTATTTCTGTTGGTTGTTGTGCACAGAAAATGTCAGCGAACTATCGATGAAAGATCCAAGACAGAGAATGGAAAAATAAAGAATATCTTTCAACGTCACAAAAATGTCTGCAATTACAcaattcatttaaaaaacaaaagtGAACTTTTATTATCGTTGCATGTTTGTGTTATGATGCCATCTTTTCCCCCATCCCTTTATTTCTTCATATATTTATAGATCTATAATATAGATTTCACATGGCACACCTCTTTTACCAGTGCTGATGAACGTAAACCAGGTGGCATTTTTTCTGTATTTACAATAAAATGAAGGAAATGTACAAGACTCCATGGCATACACAATCTCAACATTAagaacaaatacaatttgatcccTCTGTACAAACTAACATCTTTAGGttacaacacatttttttttacagatatgAGTTCATGATCCATTTTTGCCTACGGAACATACACATTCCCCCTTCTGACTCTTTACCGCAAACCTTTCGTCACATAACCCACACCTTCACCATGCTACCACAGCTACAGGTTTCCAAAAGAAAAAGTAACATCTAGACAGAGCAGGACACCACTCACGATAATGTCCAGTGCTGCCCGCCCCGAACACACCCACTGctctcctttaaaaaaaaaaaaaaaacacattgctTGGTTTCCTTCTTTCTTTGGTTAACATTCCATTTCTCCATCTGCCATCTGCCATCGCGTCGATCTCCACATTCAGATCCACATTttcaaaaacaaacacacaagtAAAAGTTCATGGAAGAGTTCATCTGTCGGGGATTCCAAGATGGAGTCCCTATACCCAGGAATCTGGCGAACCTGGGTACTGATCCGCCCTGTAGGAAGGCCTCCGGGTGGTGGAGTAAAAGTCCACGTAGTTCGTGGTGGATTTGAGTCCGTGACCGTGCGACTTAGAGCTGTAGTCTGCCGTGGGGGGGAAGCTGACCACTTCCTCCACGTAGGGGTCATCGTAGCCGTGTGGAGACTGCAAGTACATTCTGTAGGTGTCGTAGTTCCGCCTGCTCGGCTCCTCAGTGTAGTACATCTGCTGCTGTGGAGACGAGAGAAGCAACACAATCAGATTGGTCTATGTCAAATACAGGAAAATATCTACTTTCAACTGTCCGATGGGAGAAAAGGATGAGAAATAGTTTGTTGATTCAAACGTATTACAACTTTGTGTATCAAAATTCACGCTGTGTGGCTGTCTAGCTGAACAAAGTTGCTTGTAATGAGTGGTGGCCGGTGGCTCTTTAAAATCGGAGGACAGGCTCCAAGTAATGGCCGGAAACGAatgaatggaatgttatcaaacGTCACAGCCGTTATTATGAGACATCCTTCCTTCACTAGCCTCCTTTGGGTGTAATATCCTGACCGTCTATTTCCTGTCTAGTCAGAGacgggtagagggaggagaggagggcacaAAGATCCCTCCTCTTGGGTGTTATCCGAGTGGGCACACAGGGACGTGTCCACACTGTGACAGGTGCCTGAGATGCACCCACTGCCGCCCAGCCCATCCCTATTACAACAGTCACATTCACTCTCGCTCACACAATGACTGATGTGTTGGACGTCTCCCAACTCTCTCATTCACCCACACTGTAATATGTGTCAGTCTCCTTCCATTAGTGTAGCGGAGCGAACCAGCCGCCTGCACCGGCCAAGTTGATAGGGATGTTCGACCAGAAGGGATTGATTTAGAGTCTGTATTGAATTTACCGGTGCTCTTCTGGGGTCCTCTCTTGTCGGTGAGGAGTAGGACCCGACATAATATGGTGACGGCTTTCCAGACCCTGGAAGAGAAATTAACAAGATAATGTTATAACTAAAAATTGCCATGAACATAAACGTTGTTACCGTGCAATATTACTCCAGGGAGTGTTGCTGGGTAGCCAGGCAGAAGGTTAGGCAGGGAGGCTGCAGCTTCCCCAGCTCTGTTTACTCTGCCGTCTCAGCACCCCATTGAGGGCCCTCCATCTGGCAGCGGCCATTGTTAGTTGCCCTGAGGAAGAGTAGGGctacttcccaaatggcaccccttttccatatatagtgcactactctagaccagggctctagtcaaaagtagtgcactatatagggaatagggtgccatttgggaaggaGCCCTACTCTTCCCCAGGGCAACTAACAATGGCCGCTTTGTAGTGGCTGCTGAGCCGAGTTGCTCACAATGCAGGCGGACCAGCCACTATATTGCTCAGCAGACCCACTTAAACGCAACAAAGAGGCTCAAGTGCTCTTTTGAACTACCGACCATCTAAGAGCCTCCAGCTCCCAATAAGGATGATAAGAAACGGGGAGGTAGGGGATAGCTAGCGGAGAGCTAGGGGAGATCTAGGGGAGTGTTAGGGGAGAGGGGGCATGGaatgggattcctgggagtggtGAGATGGATTACGCCCTACATAGAGGCAGAAAGGCCCATGGGGATACTTTGATCACGGTCTGGTGCACATAGCTGATAAGTTTTCAATCACATGCCAACATCTCAACCGATACGCTGTGTTTTTATGGCCGATTTTTGTGTGATAATTCTCTATGCTCATTGTTTACCTGTATATTGGTATTTATGTACATTGTTGTCCCCTTGGTTTTTATAAAATTGCATAGTTGACTGTGCCCTGTGATAATCAGAACGGTGTTCTTTGATTCCCAGCATTGCAGGAGAGGAGGTTGCACTGCCAGCTGtggagaacacaacatggaggTCAAAACAACGAAACGTTGAATTGAAACGCATTTGTGTCCTTATCTAGGGCTGTGTCCCCAACGGCTCCTCATTTCCAAtctagtgcattacttttgaaaagagccctgtgggccctggtcaaaagtagtgcactaggccCCCTAGGGAATAgattgccatttgggacgtagccttaGGTGAATGATCGTCTACGTTGCTAGGCTGACCTGACTGGTTGACCGGTGACATCTGTATGGTGCTGGTAGGGAGGGTGGGCTGAGACTTGAATCTGTCGCGCTCTAGAGTAGACACGGGCGTAATGAAGTGGTGTTGGTTCCATCCGTCCTGAAGACCAGCAGAGAAAGGAAACAGTGTTAGTATGAGCCACAGAGACCTGGGGTGCGTCACAATCATATTTCCTTTCTCCTCAAGTGTACACTCCTTCACTTCATCCCACAAACCTAAAAGCATTGGGCTAATGGAAGTTTACCCATATTTCTTACAACAGTAATTTCCTTTAAATGAAGGGAAGTGGACAAATCGAATAGAAATGTAATGGTTgcattcacatatttaacagatggtattgtgggtgtagtgaattgcttgtgttcctagctccaacagtgcaataatatctaacaattcacagatctaaaagtaaaagaatggaatcaAGAAATACAGAAACATTAAGacgagagtggccagacgaaagccacttcTCAATAAAAGGCACCCgacagtccacttggagtttgccaaaaggcacctaaaggactctcagaccatgagaaacgagattctcaggtctgatgaaaccaagattgaatgctTTTGCCTGAATTAcaactggaggaaacctggcaccatccctatgtgaagcatggtggtggcagcatcatgctgtggggatgatttcCAGTGGTAGGGACTgggggactagtcaggatcgagggaaagatgaacagagcagtacagagagattcttgatgaaaacctgctccagagtgctcaagacctcagactggggtgaaggttcaccttccaacaggacaacgacgctaagcacacagccaagagaacacaggagtggcttcaggacaagtctttgaatgtccttgagtggcccagccagacttgaacccaatcaaacatctctggaacgacctgaaaatagctgtgcagcaacactccccatccaacctgacagagcttgaggatctgcagagaagaatgagaaaccctccaaatacaggtgtgccaagcttgtagcgtcatactcaacactcaaggatgtaatcgctgccagaggtgcttaaacaaagtactgagtaaaaggtcagaatatttatttaaaatgtacattttaaaaaacaaaaacattatggggtattgtgcgtagattaaTGAGGATAAATGTTAacgtaatcaattttagaacaaggctttaaaagcttctgataggctaattgacagtgggtgtatttcaaggactaccttcaaactcagtgcctctttgcttgatatcatgggaaaatcaaaataattcagcaaagacctcagaaaaacgaattgtagacccccacaagtctggttcatccttgggaacaatttccaaatgcctgaaagtaccacgttcgtctgtacaaacaatagtacgcaagtataaacatcatgggaccacgcagacgtcataccgctcaggaaggagacgcattctgtctcctagagatgaacgtgctttggtgagaaaagtgcaaatcaatcccagaaaaacagcaaaggaccttgtgaagatgctggaggaaacaggtgcaaaagtcCTATagagacataacctgaaaaggcccactcagcaaggaagaagccactgctccaaaaccgccataaaaaacacagattaaggtttgcaactgcacatggggacaaagatcgtactttttggagaaatgtcctctggtctgatgaaacaaaaatagaactgtttgaccatccTTATGTTTGAAGGAAAGGGGGGGTGCTTGCAAACCGAAAAACACCGTCCCAACTTTGAAACACTGGGATGGCAGCATGTTGTGGGGTACttcgctgcaggagggactggtgcacttcacaaaatagatggcgtcatgaggaagggaaaattgtgtggaaatattgaagcaacatctcaagacatcagtcaggaagttcaagcttggtcggaaatgggttttccaaatggacaatgaccccaacattcttccaaagttgtcagtcaaggtattggagtgtccatcacatagccctgacctcaatcctatagaaaatttgaggGCAGAGCTAAAaaagtgtgtgagcaaggaggccgacaaacctgacacggttacacaagctctgtcaggaggaatgggccaaaattcacccaacttactgtaggaagcttgtggaaggctacctgaaatgtttgacccaagttaaacaatttaaaggcaatgctaccaaatactaattgagtgtatgtaaacttctcacccactgggaatgtgatgaaagaaataaaagctgaaatagatCATTcgctctaatattattctgacacttcacattcttaaaataaagtggtgatcctaagtgacctaagacagggaattcttactaggattaaacaattcctgaattgtgaaaaacatattttaaatgtatttggctaaggtgtatgtaaacttccgacttcaactgtacacaggGCGGCatcctctaaggtgcagggttcaGTAACCAGGTGGTAGCTGGATagtgacagtgaccaagttcagggcagggtactgggtagAGGCCgtttagtgatggctatttaacagtctgatgtgcACACTTTGGCAGGAAGGAGAGATCATTGAGACGTATCCCTACTGTAGGTGGCCTCATcatcccaaccctggtccttctcTTACCTTCTTATAGATAGTTCTCAGGTCTCTGTACTGCCAGAGTGTGCTGAGGACCTGAGCGGCAGCTTTCACCACCTTCATGGAGTACCTTttagggacagagagacacacgtcACGACACGTTACCACTGAGAATTTAGGACCACGGCCTCTTAGGAATCGGTGGCAAATACATGACACATTGCATGTTTCTGTGATAGAAAAACGTGTCTACTCTTAAGCGTCCTCGAGAATCTCGCCTTAGATCATTCTGAGGTGTGCATGTCTCTTCTTAGACTCTCcatgtgcatcccaaatgacaccctattccgcATAGAGTATAATGCACTACGTTTGAGCAGACCCTCTCTTCCTTGTATGTTTTTTCCCCCTTCCCATAATACTCtgatcaaaagtaatgcactataaagagaatccggtgccatttaggacgcaaTGCAGACTGTCTTACAAGCAGCCCCCCTTCCCttacctctctcccctgcccttaGTGATGTTGAACAGCTTTTCGATGCCGCCCGTGTCTGCCAGTGCCTTGGCGTTCTCCATGTTCTTGCTGGTGACCTCGTGCAGGGTGCAGCAGATGGCCGCCACCGTCTCGTCAGAGAGCAGGGTGGTGTCGCCCCCAGGGAGACGGTTCACCAGGTCCCTCATCGCATACTtccctgggagggagggagggagggagggagggagtactgcttatgtatgtactgtacttgCAACTTCTGTTATAAATTAACCATCTAGATTATGGCAAGGTTTCTTTATAAGCGGATTCTAGCTGTCATCCTCACCTTCACATACATTATGTTCTATTTgaatttttttttgcaaaaatgatAGCTACACCTTCAACTAAAAcgccacagagagagaaacagacaaacgGAAACAAAGAGACATTCATTGGATTTGTGTCCTACGGAATGTATTTGTACGGCAGATTCCTTTCTCTAGGGCCGTGTAAGAGTACACAGTGTACTTTTTACATTGCGGATGCTACATGAGTTCAGCTTGAGTTGTACTTCCACAGCCAACCATGTGTCTTCCATAGTGCTAGTAGCCCCCCCAAGGGTCTACACCTACAGATCCTACAAACCATTGCCCTGCCCCCCTCCGAGACTCCCTCCGAAGAGAAATCCCTCCATAGCACCCtctccacacagcccctctccccCCATGACCTCGCCCCTCTCCCCCCATGACCTCTCCCAGGCTAAAGGCTCTGCTGGCTCAGCCTCGCTGGAACGCAAACTCATTATTTCCATAGCAGCTAGCCCATAACAACCTGTTTCCCTGAAAAGGGGTGATTTCACGAAAAACAAGAAGGAATTTGGGGATGCAATTTAAGTGCGGCGATCTGGGCAGTTAGACGAGTAAGCAAGCGCTCGCAACTCTTCTAGTTCTACTTCATTTTGAACCTCTAATTTCCCATCATCTCTTGCCTTTTTCATACTCTGTAATGCTGCATAGCACATGTAGGTAAACCAGTATATAGTGCTGGTCTTTATTTATTTGCTCTGTGCTTGTGTAGCACATGTACATAGCCTACTGAACTGGTGGGTTGCGTTCCCCCCTACGACATTGCAGATGCATTGGAACAACCAATTGTCGTGCGCCACGTCGTCGACTGCACAGTCGGGATCAAATTGTTATATTGTATGACGTGGTGAGCAGATGCGATAAACACCTATCCATGTGTTGAGAGACCTGCAATGCAGTCAGCCTGGAACGTGGCCCGGGTCATCCCTTCACAGAGCCCGTGTTCACTCCTCACCTATGAGCTCCTTGTTCCTGACGTCCAGGGCCATGTTCCTCAGGGCGGTGGCCACAGAGCAGACCACCCTGTCGTTGTCCATCCTCAGCAGCTCCACCAGGATGGGCAGACCCTTCTCCTTGCGCACCGCCGCACGGATGTACGCCGCAAACTAGTACAGAGAAGACCGAGAGAGGACGTTTAAACTCTCCAACGCATCTCGACCCAAAAGCGTACACTTCAAGTTTCCAAGAAGGAAATGAGTTTCGCAGCAATTAGCACACAGAAGACTTAAAAACGTACATTGACTTCACCTATAAACGACAATTGACAGTTCCCATTTAAAAAGGGTTGCCTTCACACATCTAAGAAACCATACCTGTTACACAGGGGGAAAAGAACATTCAATAGAGCAGTGTTCCTGTCATATCCTCTCCTGGGTGCTGTGTTGActgtgtcccaaaatggcaccctattccctatatagcgcactacttctgaccggccctggtcagaagtagtgcgctatatatatggaatagggtgccattcaggaCGCACTGTGTGTACTATATACCTTCCAGTTCCCAGCAGACAGGTTCTGTAAGGAGCCCGCTGAGCCCTCCAGAGTGGCAGGGTTGGAGCTCTCGGCCAGCATGGTCAGGTAGGGCTTCACCACGGCTGGGTGCCACAACATCTCCGCCCCCTTGGGGGACTTGGAGAAGCCAGGGATGGGGCCCACTCCGTCCCACTGAGAACACATGATCACGACTAGAGGTTCTAATACAATGTTGACCATATACGATGACCGAGTACAGTGTTGAGGTTCACTTTAGCTCAGGGGCTGTatgtgtctcagagtaggagtgctgctcTAGGATCACTTGAGCCTGTTTTAAGATCAGAATTAAAAATGTTTTATGGACAGGAGATACCTGGTCCTAAGTCAGCACTTCTGCTCTGAGATGTTTTGTGAATATGGGCTCCTAGAAGAGTTAAAGGAATAGTTCACTCCAAAATCAAAGTCGGTCAGAAGTGGTCTACTGAGTCCACGTCCCACGCCATCTGTTGTGGAGATCAAGCGATACGACGACTCAATCCCAAATGATTTGGAATGACAGGCAGACTCCGTCTGATTCCGTCATGTTAGACAACAGATGGTGTGGAACGTAGACTCAACTCGCTACTAGACTACTGTTAATTAAAAAGAACATACATctataaatacatacaca contains:
- the LOC118367121 gene encoding death-associated protein-like 1-A; protein product: MVQLSKSGVRESPELKAGHPPAVKAGGKRVVKKSCEESHATHHVNPEREHKVPKPRSAATSSRMQQISVLMSGTLDKLGHDFPETPVSVKHSRLRPAMEKAHSPAFKSSFCIQQPKKF